The genomic stretch AACTGCCCTGGTGACGGCATCAAAGGCAACCGCTGCTGCATCCTGCCCTTTCTGAGAACGAATCACCTCCACCCCTGCCCGTTCCGCCCAGATGCCCAGTTGGTCGGCAGCGGCATCGCGATAGGTGTCGGAAGCCGCCACAACCACCCTCTTTCCCATTTGGGAGTAGTAATGAGAGAGTTTTCCCACAGTTGTTGTCTTGCCCGAGCCATTAACGCCAACAACCATTATCACCGTCGGTTTCTCCAGCGGTAGCGGCTGCGCCTTTACCGTTGATGAGAGGAGAGTGACAATCTCCTCTTTTAGTGCCTCCCTCGGGTGATTAGGTGCACGCCGGACCGCCGCCAAGAGCAACTGCGTTGCCTTAACACCAACATCGGCGCTGAGCAGTGCCGCCTCCAAATCATCAATATTGGGCCCTGATGGAGAAAAAAGGCGAGAAAAAATTTGCCTGGTCTTAGCCAGTTTCTCCCTGAGCCCCAATTCAAGCCCCCAAATTAGCCTGGGCGTTCTTTGTGCGGTAGTCCGCTAAACTCACCGAAATCAGTTTTGATATACCGGGCTGTTCTGCGGTAACACCAAAGATGACATCTGCCCTCTCAACTGTTGTCCGATTATGGGTGATGATGACAACCTGGGTCTTCTCCGCCATCCGTTTGAGGTAGTCGGCGAACCTCGCCACATTGGCATCGTCCAGTGGGGCATCAATCTCATCAAGAAAGCAGAAAGGCGCGGGTTTCACCCGGTAAAAGGCAAACAGTAGCGAAACCGCCAGCATCGCCTTTTCACCATCCGAAAGCTGCTCCAGCCGCTTTGGATTCTTGCCCTGAGGCTTGGCAATAATCGCCACCTCCGACTCCAGGGGATTGCTATCGTTCAAGAGTATCAGGTCTGCCTCCCCCTCTAAAAAAAGCTCCTTAAACACCTCTTGAAACTCGTGCCGGACCTGTTGATAGGTGTTTAAAAACTGCTCCCGGGCATGGCGGTCAATCTCCTGAAGGGCGTTTTGTAGGTTCTCCTTTGCCTGGAGGACATCATCACGCTGAAAAAGGAGCCGCTCCAGGTCCTTTTTTTCCTGTTCATACTCATCAAGGGCGAGCGGATTTACCTGACCCAAGGCTGCCAGCCGTTGCCGCACCTCTTCCAAACGCTTGACATCGACATCGGGTGCCTCCCCAGCTGTCTCCAGGTCACCACCAACACTTTTTGCCTCTTCAAGTAAGGACCTCACCTTCGCCTCGATCTCAGCCCGTTCAAGCCGGCGCTGGAAAAGCAACTCCCTTTTCCTTTGCTGCTCCTCACGGACTTCTGCCAAATTTTTCTCAACCGCCTCGGCAGCGCTGGAAACCTCCCAAACATTGTCGCGGGCAAGTTCTGCCTCCGCTGTTCTGACCTGCGCCCGCAACCTTTCCAGCTCCTGTTGCCG from candidate division WOR-3 bacterium encodes the following:
- the ftsY gene encoding signal recognition particle-docking protein FtsY, which produces MGLREKLAKTRQIFSRLFSPSGPNIDDLEAALLSADVGVKATQLLLAAVRRAPNHPREALKEEIVTLLSSTVKAQPLPLEKPTVIMVVGVNGSGKTTTVGKLSHYYSQMGKRVVVAASDTYRDAAADQLGIWAERAGVEVIRSQKGQDAAAVAFDAVTRAVQQGFDIVLIDTAGRLHTRKDLMAEAEKIKRVCGKVKSGAPDEVWLVLDATVGQNGIRQAQIFNQELGLTGLIITKLDGTAKGGVLVPVIMDLGLPVRFIGTGEGIEDLEPFDPETYARALIED